A stretch of DNA from Lawsonibacter asaccharolyticus:
GCCACCGCCTATATGGATTCCTCTCCTGTGGTCTTCATCACCTGCAATGTCACTGAGGAGACCCTGGGCAAGGACGCTTTCCAGGAGGTGGACATCACCGGCATCGCCATGCCCATCACCAAGGCCACCTATCTGGTCCGGGACCCCCAGACCATCCCCGACGTGATGCGTCAGGCCTTTGCCGTGGCTGCCACTGGCCGGCCCGGCCCGGTGCTCATCGACTTTCTGAAGAACGTCACCTTCCCCACCACTATGATCGACTATGAGTTCATCCCCTGGAAGGAGAACCGCTCCTGCGGCAGCATCCGGGAGCTGAACCTGCGCCACGGCCTCAAGCCGCCGGAGCCTGACCTGGGGGATATCGACAAGCTGGTGGAGATGATCGCCCAGTCCCAGCGGCCGCTGCTCATGTGCGGCGGCGGCGTGGTCCGCGGGCGGGCGGACCGGCAGTTCCGGGAGTTTGCCGAGAAGCTGGACTGCCCCGTGGCCATCACCGTCATGGGGGGCGGCGGCTTCCCCGGTGCGCACCCCCTCACCACCGGCATGGTGGGGATGCACGGCACCCAGGCCTCCAACACCGCCTGTGACCAGTGCGACCTGCTCATCGCCGTGGGCTGCCGCTTCTCTGACCGGGTGGCTCTGGACCCTGCCTCCTTTGCCAGCCAGGCGAAGATCGTCCAGATCGATATCGACCGTTCGGAGATCGACAAGAACATCCTCACCGACCACCACATCATCGGCTCCGCCAAACGGGTGCTGGAACTGCTCAACCAGCGGGTCCCCCAGTACCACCGGGACGCCTGGAAGGAGCAGATCCTTTCCCTGAAGCGGGAGCCGGAGGTGGAGACCTCCCAGGTCCTTACTCCCAGGCAGGTGCTGGAGACCATCCGCCGCATGGCCCCCCAGGACACCATCGTGGCCACCGATGTGGGCCAGCATCAGATGTGGTCTATCCAGCATTTCCACTTCGACTACCCCGGCCAGCTGCTCACCAGCGGCGGCTTCGGCACCATGGGCTTCGGACTGGGGGCCGCCATCGGTGCCAAGGTGGGCAATCCGGACAAGGTGGTGGTCCACACCACTGGAGACGGCTGCTTCCGCATGAACTGCCACGAGCTGGCCACTGTGGAGCACTACCACCTGCCCATCATCACCGTCATCTTCAACAACGGCTGTCTGGGCATGGTGCGCCAGTGGCAGAACCTGCTCTACCACCAGCGCTTCTCCCAGACTACCCTGGACCGTGGCCCCGACTTCGTCAAGCTGGCCGAGGCATATGGACTGAAGGGCTTCCGGGTCTCCACCCGGGCGGAGATGGAGCAGGCCTTTGGCCAGGCCCTCCAGGCGGGGTGCGGCTGTGTCATCGACTGCCGCCTGGATATGGACGAGATGGTCCGGCCCATGGTGGCCGGCGGGGCCCATATCACCGACTTTCTGCTGAAATAAAGGGGGCTTCACCATGAGACCTGATATGAACAAGGACATCAAGCCCTACACGCTGTCCATTCTGGTCCAGGACATCCCCGGCGTCCTCAGCCAGGTGGCCCGCCTCTTCTCCCGCAAGGGCTACAACATCGAATCCATCGTCTCCGGCGAGTCGGGGGACCCCGGCGTGACCCGCATCACCATCGTGCTGCTGGGGGACGAGCTGATGATCTCCCAAATCGCCGCCCAGTGCCGCAAGCTCCTTCCGGTGATCGCAGTGAAGATCCTGGACGAGTCCACCTCCCTCCAGCGGGAGATGGCCCTCATCAAAGTCAAGACTCTGGACCGCAACGCCCGGGACGAGGTCATCCAGATGGCCAACATCTTCCGGGCCAACATCATTGACGTCAGCCGGGAGACTCTTACCGTAGCCATCTTCGGGGACCGGGACAAGACTGAGGCTCTGGTCCGCCTGCTGAGGGACTTCGGCGTGCTGGAGATCGCAAGAACGGGTACCATCGCCATCGAAAGAGGGCGTAGCACCATATACGACGACAATAAGATCAAGGAGGAATATAACTATGGCAAAAATGTACTATGAGAAAGACTGCGACATCAACTACCTCAACGGCAAGAAGATCGCCATCATCGGCTATGGCTCCCAGGGCCACGCCCATGCCCTGAACCTGAAGGACTCCGGCTGTGACGTGTGCGTGGGCCTGCGCGCCGGCTCCAAGAACTGGAAGAACGCCGAGGACGCCGGCCTGAAGGTGATGACCGTGGCCGACGCCGCCAAGTGGGGCGACATCGTGATGATGCTCATCAACGACGAGGTACAGGCCGACGTCTACAAGCGGGACATCGAGCCCAACCTGGTGGAGGGCAATGCCCTGGCCTTCGCCCACGGCTTCAACATCCGCTACCAGCAGATCCGTCCCCCCAAGGGCGTGGACGTGTTCATGGCTGCCCCCAAGGGCCCCGGTCATACCGTCCGCTCCACCTATGTCAACGGCAAGGGAGTGCCCTGCCTGGTGGCCGTGGAGCAGAACGCCACCGGCGACGCCTATAAGATCGCTCTGGCCTACATCGCCGGCATCGGCGGTGCCCGGGCCGGCGTGATGGAGACCACCTTCCACGACGAGACCGAGACTGACCTGTTCGGCGAGCAGGCCGTGCTGTGCGGCGGCGTGGTGGACCTGATGCGCTGCGGCTTCGAGACCCTGGTGGAGGCTGGCTACGAGCCTGAGAACGCCTACTTCGAGTGCATCCACGAGATGAAGCTCATCATCGACCTGATCAACAAGGGCGGCGTGGCGGCCATGAATTACTCCATCTCTGACACCGCCGAGTACGGCGAGTATGTCTCCGGACCCCGCGTGCTGCCCTACGAGGAAACCAAGAAGAACATGAAGGCTGTCCTTCAGGACATCCAGGACGGCACCTTCGCCGGAAAGTGGATCGCCGAGAACAAAAACGGCCGCACCTTCTTCAACTCCAAGCGCGCCCAGCTGGCCAAGCACCAGATGGAGATCGTGGGCGAGGAGCTGCGCAAGAATATGATCTGGGGCGGCGACAAGGACCTGGATACCGCTTCCAACTAACCGGGCGCAAGCCAGCGACAGCGGTGCCGCTGACCTTTCATGTATGACAAAAGGGTTCTTGAGCATATGCTCAAGAACCCTTTTGTTATAATCTATAGTGTTGTCATTCAGCAAAAAAAGGTTGTTATCAATATTGAAGTCATCACAAGGAACTCTAACAGTATTTGTATCCCTTGATTAGGAGCGTTATTCTTTACTCTTTTATGCCAAAAAATAATCTCAATTACTTTTACTGAAAGGACAAGAAAGCAAAAAAACTGACTCAAAATGGGAAAAGGCGGATAATATTGATATAATTGATATAATTGATAAAATGCGGCAGGTAAAAAAATCGAAAAAGTACATTGATATTTTTTTCGGCAGTAAAATCTTAATAATATGATG
This window harbors:
- a CDS encoding acetolactate synthase large subunit translates to MKVRATQAILECLLEQEVDTVFGYPGGTILNLYDELYHYQDKIHHILTAHEQGASHAADGYARSTGKVGVCFATSGPGATNLTTGIATAYMDSSPVVFITCNVTEETLGKDAFQEVDITGIAMPITKATYLVRDPQTIPDVMRQAFAVAATGRPGPVLIDFLKNVTFPTTMIDYEFIPWKENRSCGSIRELNLRHGLKPPEPDLGDIDKLVEMIAQSQRPLLMCGGGVVRGRADRQFREFAEKLDCPVAITVMGGGGFPGAHPLTTGMVGMHGTQASNTACDQCDLLIAVGCRFSDRVALDPASFASQAKIVQIDIDRSEIDKNILTDHHIIGSAKRVLELLNQRVPQYHRDAWKEQILSLKREPEVETSQVLTPRQVLETIRRMAPQDTIVATDVGQHQMWSIQHFHFDYPGQLLTSGGFGTMGFGLGAAIGAKVGNPDKVVVHTTGDGCFRMNCHELATVEHYHLPIITVIFNNGCLGMVRQWQNLLYHQRFSQTTLDRGPDFVKLAEAYGLKGFRVSTRAEMEQAFGQALQAGCGCVIDCRLDMDEMVRPMVAGGAHITDFLLK
- a CDS encoding acetolactate synthase small subunit; amino-acid sequence: MRPDMNKDIKPYTLSILVQDIPGVLSQVARLFSRKGYNIESIVSGESGDPGVTRITIVLLGDELMISQIAAQCRKLLPVIAVKILDESTSLQREMALIKVKTLDRNARDEVIQMANIFRANIIDVSRETLTVAIFGDRDKTEALVRLLRDFGVLEIARTGTIAIERGRSTIYDDNKIKEEYNYGKNVL
- a CDS encoding ketol-acid reductoisomerase, whose amino-acid sequence is MAKMYYEKDCDINYLNGKKIAIIGYGSQGHAHALNLKDSGCDVCVGLRAGSKNWKNAEDAGLKVMTVADAAKWGDIVMMLINDEVQADVYKRDIEPNLVEGNALAFAHGFNIRYQQIRPPKGVDVFMAAPKGPGHTVRSTYVNGKGVPCLVAVEQNATGDAYKIALAYIAGIGGARAGVMETTFHDETETDLFGEQAVLCGGVVDLMRCGFETLVEAGYEPENAYFECIHEMKLIIDLINKGGVAAMNYSISDTAEYGEYVSGPRVLPYEETKKNMKAVLQDIQDGTFAGKWIAENKNGRTFFNSKRAQLAKHQMEIVGEELRKNMIWGGDKDLDTASN